Proteins from one Penicillium digitatum chromosome 2, complete sequence genomic window:
- a CDS encoding APSES transcription factor (MbpA), putative, translated as MRPRASLSSRHSNRHPNFSMSYSQGSTGSNGMAYNLLNASQSLSSTPRATPPPPKGSQMSSFGYSNGLTRTSFGGYDGANDYGSVMSYQEEFKPQIYRAVYSNVAVYEMEVNGVAVMKRRSDSWLNATQILKVAGVVKARRTKTLEKEIAAGEHEKVQGGYGKYQGTWVNYQRGVDLCREYHVEESLRPLLEYDMNPDGSGAPAHESTIDTPTKEQAMAAQRKRLYNGGENRGASQPQQGTFFQNISRTAATAVNALSKARFDSPSSNSRRPSMARKPSQQMSSQESGLAFSSQQSMYNMSDGGFGSLQNRYQVQDDNNELAESPRKRLRSTSHQGPPIGLAREQSNLSMHEPTPTEPNDSFYQDMDLPPPPFDDGSKRGIESLAPASTPERFQKMKLIMTLFLDKRTKDFTDHPALLQLTGEDLEIPLDEYRNNALHWAAMLARMPLLNALVAKGVSISRVNGAGETALQKSVGTRNNLDYRSFPRLLQVLAPTIDMVDYSGRTILHHIAMMAATGGGGHVSAKHYLEALLEFIVRHGGIVPGANGDHAPNGTTSGEVISLGRFISEIVNLRDDQGDTALNLAGRARSVLVPQLLEVGADPHIPNQTGLRPADYGVGVDMVDGNSQSQQPVNRNDTFIDQLAKSKKEILDAAMSQISALVEEALGGIDRELASSLTQKQQSFDHWHTKIRESAKARQIEQKQYDELKRKGSERVELDRRIKNLERSSEGLLVTVKNTPGLDANKTVIVGDADRDSGVDVATFDALFPEGFDPASGFSEQQVGFLVSLPATDLLRRQAQCYKEFNGGILAEVDSLRAKNAVLGQNYRRMVMACTGWTAEQVDEAAEGLTQCVKELNDNPVPEDEAIEILMRDRGQDW; from the exons ATGCGT CCACGCGCCTCCTTGAGTTCGCGTCATTCCAACCGACATCCG AATTTCAGCATGTCATATTCACAGGGCAGTACAGGGTCTAATGGAATGGCCTACAACCTGTTGAATGCTTCGCAATCCCTCTCCTCCACCCCTCGCGCAACTCCTCCACCCCCGAAAGGATCTCAGATGTCCTCTTTCGGTTACTCCAACGGCCTCACACGAACTAGCTTTGGGGGATACGACGGAGCCAACGACTATGGGTCGGTAATGTCATATCAGGAGGAGTTCAAACCACAGATTTACCGA GCTGTCTACTCTAATGTCGCTGTCTATGAAATGGAAGTGAATGGTGTTGCTGTAATGAAACGTCGATCTGATTCTTGGTTGAACGCTACGCAAATTTTGAAAGTCGCTGGTGTCGTGAAAGCGAGACGAACGAAGACTCTCGAAAAAGAAATTGCGGCTGGTGAACACGAGAAAGTACAAGGCGGTTACGGGAAATACCAGGGGACGTGGGTTAACTACCAACGAGGCGTCGACCTTTGCAGAGAGTACCACGTTGAAGAATCACTCCGGCCACTGCTGGAGTACGACATGAATCCTGACGGTTCCGGAGCTCCTGCCCACGAATCGACAATAGATACACCAACCAAAGAACAAGCAATGGCGGCGCAGCGCAAGCGCCTTTATAACGGCGGGGAGAATCGCGGCGCTTCACAACCGCAGCAGGGAACCttcttccaaaatatctcaagaaccgccgccaccgcTGTTAATGCCCTCAGCAAAGCTCGATTCGACTCGCCTAGCTCTAACAGTCGTCGACCAAGCATGGCTCGCAAGCCCTCACAGCAGATGAGCAGCCAGGAATCCGGGCTTGCGTTCAGCAGCCAGCAGAGCATGTACAACATGTCCGACGGCGGGTTTGGCAGCCTTCAAAATCGGTACCAAGTGCAAGATGACAACAACGAGCTTGCGGAATCTCCTCGCAAACGTCTGCGCTCTACTTCTCACCAAGGCCCACCCATTGGCCTCGCCCGAGAACAATCCAACCTATCCATGCATGAACCTACACCCACAGAACCTAACGACTCATTTTATCAAGACATGGAtctccctccccccccctttgaTGATGGCTCGAAACGCGGCATCGAGTCCCTGGCGCCAGCTTCTACGCCCGAGAGATTCCAGAAAATGAAGCTCATTATGACACTGTTTCTCGACAAACGAACAAAAGACTTCACGGATCATCCGGCCTTGTTGCAATTGACCGGCGAAGATCTTGAAATCCCGCTTGATGAGTATCGCAACAATGCCCTTCACTGGGCTGCCATGCTTGCCCGAATGCCACTTCTCAATGCGCTAGTGGCCAAAGGTGTCAGTATATCACGAGTCAACGGTGCCGGAGAAACAGCCCTGCAAAAGTCCGTGGGTACACGGAACAACCTCGATTACCGAAGTTTCCCTCGTTTGCTGCAGGTGTTAGCCCCTACCATTGACATGGTCGATTACAGTGGACGCACAATCCTGCACCATATCGCCATGATGGCTGCGACTGGTGGTGGCGGACACGTCTCTGCAAAGCATTATCTGGAAGCTCTTCTCGAGTTTATTGTACGACATGGCGGTATCGTCCCAGGTGCAAATGGGGACCATGCGCCAAACGGGACCACCAGCGGTGAGGTCATCTCTTTGGGACGGTTCATCTCTGAGATTGTCAACCTCCGCGATGATCAGGGTGATACAGCCCTTAATCTGGCAGGGCGTGCGCGCTCGGTCCTTGTCCCGCAACTTTTGGAAGTGGGTGCTGACCCTCACATTCCAAACCAAACTGGTCTTCGGCCTGCAGATTACGGTGTGGGCGTCGACATGGTCGACGGAAACTCACAGTCTCAACAACCGGTTAATCGGAATGACACTTTCATTGATCAATTGGCGAAGTCGAAGAAAGAGATTCTTGATG CGGCAATGTCCCAAATTAGTGCACTGGTAGAAGAAGCACTTGGCGGAATCGACCGAGAGTTGGCTTCGAGCTTGACACAGAAACAACAAAGTTTTGATCACTGGCACACGAAAATCCGCGAGTCTGCCAAAGCTCGGCAGATCGAACAGAAACAATATGATGAACTCAAACGCAAGGGCTCTGAGCGCGTGGAGCTAGACCGGCGCATCAAAAATCTAGAACGTTCATCTGAGGGTCTGTTGGTCACGGTGAAAAACACACCAGGACTGGACGCGAACAAGACGGTTATTGTGGGGGATGCCGACAGAGATTCAGGTGTTGATGTCGCGACATTTGATGCTCTGTTCCCCGAAGGTTTCGATCCAGCGTCCGGGTTTTCAGAACAGCAAGTTGGCTTCCTGGTTTCACTGCCAGCAACAGATCTGCTTAGGCGCCAAGCACAATGCTACAAAGAGTTCAACGGAGGGATATTAGCCGAAGTTGATAGCCTGAGAGCAAAGAATGCAGTTCTTGGCCAAAACTATCGTCGCATGGTTATGGCATGCACAGGCTGGACGGCGGAGCAAGTAGATGAAGCCGCGGAGGGACTCACGCAATGCGTCAAGGAACTAAATGACAATCCCGTCCCCGAAGATGAAGCCATTGAGATCCTAATGCGGGATCGCGGGCAGGACTGGTAG
- a CDS encoding Glycoside hydrolase, superfamily, producing the protein MAESPAYPSNLDSIFDAANPLKDRIDPIRLTSDNIVPILNLPLTHRVLGHDASNESLEQVASGEISYTTFVADQARAALRSSDDLTTEQKQSQLLHLGLAALFSFLQSNVTGPPLEFSSAEAVLPSSLRTKPTILKAVRAKIIRDLTVDGEAAYKLTPNPELFAVAKALLADAGSDGPLLAKTARMRTNFLHQKMLSEVTSTLQDVIYKDVEILDKAELNPEERSRFLLERATIHTHHGFDAKAREDIDQAAKVRRFEFALTGKMGKRTKFQDRDISQLVVLAKSADETTQFSEPSGPKNLNLDDDTLLEAISFSDQKPDEESLAIQDKVSPALDALDANNQPILNPVDSALLLALASAITNTSPENGLTREETNPYATRVLDGGSSNWQIYTQALLVRSRVEGYRSRTVERAVLQMQALVDQVIADTATSDDAAQTESGDPTTFLPRPEQSESAPAADRLEHIWILNFSTRWSLEAELAKRWVDLGGLRTALEIYERLHMWAEAALCYAATEREGKAKNLIRRQLYQATGPDENDENEQFEGPERSPLPADAPRLLCIMGDIEKDEKLYERAWVVSGERYARAQRSLARHYLTSTPPQLGKAEEAYKKSLHINRLNQGAWFALGCVQLELQKWQEATDTFTRTVQLDDTDGQAWSNLAAAMLRMPAPEPAPEIIDETTGEVSAAEVDPHKRKREALSALQRAAQLKGTDARIWDNVLTVAASIPPPATPFREVITAQKRIIELIGTKQGEKCIDVAILGMLVDFLSVAFEYEALLIRSDDPAEAPIVRTGTIPGQIISLVDQNVIPLITHSSVLWHIVARVEVFRGRPSKAFEAYEKAWRATIAANAQGAFQMGDEKPWLEIVRATEKLVRDGYAKFGPMDREDQKVGGDQETELVAKDWRFKARSAVRGIMGKGKDFWDGTEGWDRLKQLQSEVTGN; encoded by the coding sequence ATGGCTGAATCTCCTGCATATCCGTCCAATCTGGACAGCATCTTTGATGCCGCAAACCCCCTCAAAGACCGCATCGATCCAATCCGATTGACGTCAGACAACATCGTCCCGATCCTCAACTTGCCGCTCACCCACAGGGTGCTGGGCCACGATGCCTCAAACGAGTCTCTCGAACAGGTTGCAAGCGGCGAGATCTCATACACCACCTTCGTCGCCGATCAGGCCCGCGCCGCCCTCCGGTCTAGCGATGACTTAACCACGGAACAAAAGCAATCGCAACTCCTTCATCTTGGGCTAGCAGCCTTGTTCAGCTTCCTGCAGTCCAACGTCACCGGTCCTCCACTCGAATTTAGCTCGGCCGAAGCTGTGTTGCCTTCTTCTCTGCGAACCAAACCCACAATCCTCAAAGCTGTGCGGGCAAAGATCATTCGGGACCTAACCGTGGATGGAGAAGCAGCCTACAAGCTCACACCTAACCCGGAGTTGTTTGCTGTTGCCAAGGCGCTGCTGGCCGATGCTGGGAGCGATGGACCGCTTCTGGCAAAGACCGCGCGCATGCGTACCAACTTCCTTCACCAAAAGATGCTCTCGGAGGTCACAAGTACTCTTCAGGATGTGATCTACAAGGACGTTGAGATCTTGGACAAGGCTGAGTTGAACCCAGAAGAGAGGAGCCGGTTCTTGCTGGAAAGGGCCACTATCCACACACACCACGGGTTCGATGCCAAGGCACGCGAAGATATTGATCAGGCGGCCAAGGTGCGGAGGTTTGAGTTTGCGCTGACCGGAAAGATGGGCAAGCGCACAAAATTTCAAGACCGCGATATCAGTCAGCTGGTCGTGTTGGCCAAGAGTGCTGATGAGACAACACAATTCTCGGAGCCTTCTGGGCCTAAAAACCTGAACTTGGACGACGACACTCTTCTCGAGGCCATCTCTTTCTCCGACCAAAAGCCCGATGAAGAATCCTTGGCAATTCAGGATAAGGTTTCCCCGGCTTTGGATGCTCTTGATGCCAACAACCAGCCTATTCTCAACCCCGTTGACTCTGCTCTTCTACTCGCACTGGCATCTGCCATTACTAACACCTCGCCCGAGAACGGCCTCACCCGAGAGGAAACAAACCCCTACGCCACTCGAGTGCTCGATGGCGGCAGCTCCAATTGGCAGATCTATACCCAAGCGCTTTTAGTCCGTAGTCGGGTAGAGGGCTATCGTTCCCGTACCGTTGAGAGAGCCGTGCTGCAGATGCAGGCTTTGGTAGATCAGGTCATTGCGGACACTGCAACTAGCGATGACGCAGCTCAGACTGAATCAGGCGACCCTACAACTTTCCTTCCCCGCCCCGAGCAGTCTGAATCTGCCCCGGCCGCTGACCGACTTGAGCATATTTGGATCCTCAACTTCTCAACACGCTGGAGCCTCGAGGCCGAGCTTGCCAAGCGCTGGGTTGATCTTGGTGGTCTGCGTACCGCACTCGAGATCTACGAGAGACTACACATGTGGGCCGAGGCCGCGCTATGCTATGCCGCCACCGAGCGGGAAGGCAAGGCGAAGAACCTCATCCGCCGCCAGCTTTACCAAGCCACCGGCCCAGACGAAAATGATGAAAACGAGCAATTTGAAGGACCAGAGCGGTCACCACTTCCAGCAGATGCACCGCGTCTACTATGTATCATGGGAGACATCGAAAAGGACGAAAAGCTATACGAGCGCGCCTGGGTGGTCTCTGGGGAACGATACGCCCGGGCCCAGCGGTCCCTGGCCCGTCACTACCTCACCTCCACACCACCACAACTGGGAAAGGCCGAGGAAGCCTATAAGAAGAGTTTACACATCAACCGCCTGAACCAGGGTGCATGGTTCGCTCTGGGCTGCGTGCAGCTCGAGCTCCAAAAATGGCAAGAAGCAACCGACACCTTCACCCGCACCGTCCAGCTCGACGATACCGACGGCCAAGCCTGGAGCAACCTTGCCGCGGCGATGCTGCGCATGCCCGCCCCAGAGCCCGCCCCAGAGATCATCGACGAAACCACTGGCGAAGTCTCCGCCGCCGAAGTCGACCCCCACAAGCGCAAGCGCGAGGCCTTATCGGCACTCCAGCGCGCAGCACAACTCAAGGGCACTGACGCCCGCATTTGGGACAACGTCTTGACAGTCGCGGCGTCAATCCCGCCGCCGGCAACACCATTCCGCGAGGTGATCACGGCACAGAAGCGCATTATCGAGCTCATCGGCACAAAGCAGGGCGAGAAGTGTATCGATGTGGCGATCCTAGGCATGCTCGTTGATTTTTTGAGCGTGGCGTTCGAGTACGAGGCGTTGCTCATCCGCTCTGACGATCCAGCCGAAGCCCCGATTGTTCGTACCGGTACTATTCCAGGCCAGATTATCTCACTGGTCGACCAGAATGTCATTCCACTTATTACGCACTCTTCGGTGCTGTGGCACATTGTTGCTCGCGTTGAGGTCTTCCGTGGTCGGCCGTCTAAGGCGTTTGAGGCTTACGAGAAGGCCTGGCGCGCTACCATTGCTGCTAATGCTCAGGGCGCTTTCCAGATGGGTGATGAGAAGCCCTGGCTTGAGATTGTACGGGCTACGGAGAAGCTTGTGAGGGATGGGTATGCTAAGTTTGGTCCTATGGACCGTGAAGATCAGAAGGTTGGGGGTGATCAAGAGACTGAACTTGTTGCGAAGGACTGGCGGTTCAAGGCTCGAAGTGCCGTGAGAG